One segment of Toxotes jaculatrix isolate fToxJac2 chromosome 8, fToxJac2.pri, whole genome shotgun sequence DNA contains the following:
- the vsig10l gene encoding V-set and immunoglobulin domain-containing protein 10-like gives MTLLDEVWRLSAFFLVILLRLSFRGAYCQLVVSPVGPTRVNVIAGSNVTLDVSFTGAPDPVVTWFMGDLPVVTWTINSDTPPDVAKNNSKVLRIGKDGSLTFVNVLLGYTSNYTIEMTKSGLEKAMTTFTLNVFESIRNVTLTVQPDFVKEGTDQFILKYSMLKGVVEQQMWFFNGEQIKTSSHYLVEQRSLVVLRPNRNDTGWYTVFLMNPFSRVAAHVNVIVLYGSDEPVLTARPAQPFYVSGDSLSFFCQAEGFPQPTAEWLFGGQMLSDSHEGVLNLTNVQTSQGGSYTCTVLNEQTKEQRQNSMILNIYEKPSGNPTCSVQLVNRNSDLQNHCRWLGGAPETNLSFPALRNTSTGAGNFSLTINTSDNLNGKTVTCLAVHAVEQNECNVTARLSISDSSLFPNQDGTIVTLAWEGPPTSGVKGEGLSGPAIAGIAAGIPCSLLFLLLLGGFIYLCVYCKKNRSRQARYPVSRAVDKAVTAQSDTTPHNLLTGGLKTPPDYNRLQQTPSERSVALPTFVPPPPVRVATTV, from the exons atgaCGTTGCTGGATGAAGTTTGGAGATTAAGTGCATTTTTTCTGGTTATTTTACTCAGACTTTCTTTTCGAG GTGCGTACTGTCAACTGGTGGTTTCTCCTGTTGGGCCTACTAGGGTGAATGTAATAGCAGGCAGCAATGTGACTCTGGACGTGTCCTTCACTGGTGCCCCTGATCCAGTGGTTACCTGGTTTATGGGAGATTTACCTGTCGTCACATGGACTATTAACTCCGATACTCCCCCAGACGTagccaaaaacaacagcaaggtGCTGAGGATCGGGAAAGATGGATCCCTTACCTTTGTAAATGTTCTGCTTGGCTACACCAGTAACTACACTATTGAAATGACAAAGTCTGGATTGGAAAAAGCCATGACAACTTTCACGCTGAACGTATTTG AAAGCATCCGGAATGTGACACTGACCGTGCAGCCTGACTTTGTCAAAGAGGGAACTGACCAGTTTATCCTGAAATATAGCATGTTGAAAGGTGTAGTCGAGCAACAGATGTGGTTCTTCAATGGTGAACAGATAAAAACTAGCTCGCACTACTTGGTGGAGCAAAGGAGCCTTGTGGTCCTCAGACCAAACCGAAATGACACCGGGTGGTACACAGTGTTCCTGATGAACCCCTTCAGCCGTGTGGCGGCACACGTGAATGTCATTGTGCTGT ATGGATCAGATGAGCCTGTGCTTACGGCCCGTCCAGCTCAGCCTTTCTATGTATCAGGAGACTCTTTGAGCTTCTTCTGCCAGGCTGAGGGATTCCCACAGCCAACTGCTGAGTGGCTCTTTGGTGGTCAGATGCTTTCTGATTCTCACGAAGGAGTCCTAAATCTAACAAATGTACAGACCAGTCAAGGAGGTTCTTATACATGCACAGTGCTCAATGAGCAAACTAAAGAACAGCGCCAAAACAGcatgattttaaatatttatg AGAAGCCGTCAGGTAACCCGACATGCTCTGTGCAGTTGGTGAATAGGAACTCTGACCTGCAGAATCACTGTCGGTGGTTGGGGGGGGCCCCGGAGACCAACCTGTCTTTCCCAGCACTGAGAAACACCAGCACTGGAGCGGGGAACTTCAGCCTGACTATCAACACCTCAGACAACCTCAATGGGAAAACTGTCACGTGCCTGGCAGTCCATGCAGTTGAACAGAATGAGTGCAATGTTACTGCAA ggctTTCAATCTCAGATTCCAGTTTGTTCCCTAATCAAGATGGAACCATTGTCACATTGGCCTGGGAGGGCCCACCTACTTCAGGTGTTAAAG GTGAGGGGCTGAGTGGTCCTGCCATTGCTGGCATTGCAGCTGGAATCCCCTGCAGTCTTCTCTTCCTGCTCCTGCTTGGTGGTTTCATCTACCTCTGTGTCTactgcaagaaaaacagaa GTCGGCAGGCAAGATATCCAGTGTCCAGAGCAGTTGACAAG GCAGTAACGGCCCAGTCAGACACAACTCCTCATAACTTGCTGACAGGAGGGCTGAAGACTCCCCCTGATTACAACAGATTGCAGCAG ACTCCCTCTGAAAGATCAGTGGCTCTCCCCACATTTGTCCCTCCACCACCTGTCAGAGTTGCTACAACTGTCTAA
- the etfb gene encoding electron transfer flavoprotein subunit beta — translation MSGRVLVGVKRVIDYAVKIRVKPDNSGVVTDGVKHSMNPFCEIAVEEAVKLKEKKLIKEVVAVSCGPQQAQETIRTALAMGADRGIHVEVTGKDYDTMGPLQVSKIMAALAKKEDAQLVILGKQAIDDDCNQTGQMTAALLDWPQGTFASEVSLDGDKVKVVREIDGGLETIKINTPAVVTADLRLNTPRYATLPNIMKAKKKKIANVKPADLGVDLTSRLEVLRVDEPPQRQAGMKVETVDDLVGKLKEAGRI, via the exons ATGTCTGGCCGTGTTCTCGTTGGAGTCAAGCGTGTCATTGACTACGCAGTTAAG ATTCGTGTGAAGCCGGACAACAGTGGCGTGGTGACGGATGGTGTTAAGCACTCAATGAACCCCTTCTGTGAGATCGCTGTAGAGGAGGCGGTCaagctgaaggagaagaagctTATTAAGGAGGTTGTGGCTGTCAGCTGCGGGCCACAGCAAGCACAG GAGACCATCCGTACTGCCCTTGCCATGGGGGCAGACCGTGGCATTCATGTGGAAGTGACCGGGAAAGACTATGATACCATGGGACCCCTCCAGGTCTCTAAGATCATGGCAGCTTTGGCCAAGAAGGAGGACGCACAACTCGTTATCCTCGGCAAACAG GCCATTGATGATGACTGCAATCAGACTGGCCAGATGACAGCTGCCTTACTGGACTGGCCTCAG GGCACGTTTGCATCAGAGGTGTCACTGGATGGAGACAAGGTTAAAGTGGTGAGAGAAATTGATGGTGGCCTGGAAACAATTAAGATCAACACACCAGCAGTCGTGACCGCAGACCTTCGACTCAACACCCCCAGATATGCCACTCTGCCTAATATCATG aaagccaagaagaagaagatagcTAACGTGAAGCCTGCAGATTTAGGAGTGGACCTCACATCACGGTTGGAGGTGTTGAGAGTGGATGAGCCCCCACAGAGGCAGGCAGGGATGAAGGTGGAGACGGTGGACGACCTGGTGGGCAAACTGAAGGAGGCAGGGAGGATATAG
- the LOC121186458 gene encoding free fatty acid receptor 2-like — MEPMVKSEVILSIYIISFLIGLPANLLALYAFSVKIHSKPLPTDILLLNLTVSDLLFLIILPLKMHEAASDMKWNLPSFLCSVTSFTFFSTIYTSSLLLMAVSVVRYIGVAFPITYHQLQKPVYAIVISAVIWLISAAHCSITFITQHHPSLSSNSSSVCYENFTKKQLEVLLPVRLEFFFVLCLVPLLICVYCYLHCILILYSRPRISRMQKQKAIGMALGTLAVFLICVVPYNLSHVFGYFQGESPKWRYYTLLLSTFNTCIDPVIFYFSSSIFRCTSKKSIFRKRGLAVSGLQKQGTSSS; from the coding sequence ATGGAGCCGATGGTGAAGAGTGAGGTCATTCTCTCCATTTACATCATTTCCTTCCTTATAGGCCTGCCAGCCAACCTCCTGGCTCTCTATGCCTTCAGTGTCAAGATCCACTCCAAACCACTTCCAACAGACATCCTACTACTCAATCTGACTGTCTCTGACCTGCTCTTCTTGATCATCCTTCCTCTCAAGATGCATGAGGCAGCATCAGACATGAAATGGAATCTGCCCAGCTTCCTGTGCTCCGTCACCTCCTTCACCTTCTTCTCAACAATCTACACCAGCTCCTTGTTGCTAATGGCAGTCAGTGTGGTTCGCTACATTGGAGTAGCTTTTCCTATCACCTATCACCAACTGCAAAAGCCTGTGTATGCAATTGTGATCAGTGCTGTTATTTGGCTAATCTCAGCAGCACACTGCAGCATCACTTTCATCACCCAGCACCACCCATCCCTATCCAGCAATAGCTCCTCTGTTTGCTATGAGAACTTCACAAAGAAGCAACTGGAGGTCCTCCTTCCTGTACGCTTGGagtttttctttgtgctgtgcctTGTACCTCTTCTCATTTGTGTTTACTGTTATTTGCACTGCATCTTAATCCTGTACAGCCGCCCCAGAATATCCCGAATGCAGAAGCAGAAGGCCATCGGCATGGCCTTGGGGACTTTAGCTGTGTTTCTCATTTGTGTGGTGCCATACAATCTCTCTCATGTATTTGGTTACTTCCAGGGTGAGAGCCCAAAATGGAGGTACTACACCTTGCTGCTTAGCACCTTCAACACCTGTATTGATCCCGTCATCTTctacttctcctcctccatcttccgCTGCACAAGTAAGAAGTCTATTTTCAGGAAGCGTGGACTCGCTGTTTCAGGATTACAAAAGCAGGGAACAAGCTCTAGCtaa
- the LOC121186457 gene encoding B-cell receptor CD22-like isoform X2 produces the protein MAGALTFLLIGCLLKGSLCRQFEVIMPQTVEALSGSCVTIPCSFDIQTKFDNNLDDTCKAIWKRKSDNKVVFDSAEKPGINGELRGNLKEKDCTTTLNNTVLDTSNTYYFRLQCNNALKYSFDKDFEVVNVLLKADPPSLTLTPSTLEVKEGTSVSLNCSAPAPCLSHPPTLTWTPNLGDSQETLQENQDKTKVKISVLTFTVSHLHHGKTISCTATYSKQDGSPVASVSTSLTAAISYSPKDTKVFVSPSGPVPENNNVTLTCNSSANPVVRNYTWYRAGGGQETSIGTGQTLNIKASKLTGPFLCMAENDLGVGRSNISQIDVQFPPQILLSSDCTKTTSQVKCSCGTVGNPSPILHWYLDGLPVSHSDKFAVSNESLNGTGLRSIITVNQPQRRDLSTLVCQSSNSLGTASHRFCFKSLEQQISAGNEGQVTLSVFITTVVALLVLVCALLCVIRAQRTHLKLHKTQCTGDTSVAMNQLLTRSEGNEAPNTTEEDIYVNTDRQRQADVPHPATTSEPKSTNFPNSGPNNAAEARKVSGKKNEEGTDVVYSSVNWKRKSRKKQQEELVDMDPPGRSYLEEERCMVGSMSRNFVSDALTMGNIYDEVEPRIVKKDVECEYAQVKFKSKVALHQ, from the exons ATGGCTGGAGCTCTGACTTTCCTTCTCATTGGCTGTCTGCTGAAAG gttcCCTGTGTCGACAGTTTGAGGTCATTATGCCGCAGACTGTTGAGGCTCTGAGTGGATCCTGTGTGACCATCCCCTGCTCCTTTGACATACAGACCAAATTTGACAATAACTTAGATGACACATGTAAAGCAATATGGAAACGTAAAAGTGATAACAAAGTTGTGTTTGATAGTGCTGAAAAACCTGGAATAAATGGAGAACTGAGGGgaaacctgaaagaaaaagattgCACCACAACTCTCAATAACACTGTTCTTGATACCAGCAACACATATTACTTCAGACTGCAGTGTAACAATGCACTCAAATATAGTTTTGACAAGGACTTCGAGGTGGTGAATGTATTgctcaaag CTGATCCTCCCTCACTGACTCTGACTCCGTCCACActggaggtgaaggagggaaCCTCAGTGAGTTTGAActgctctgctccagctccctgtctgtctcatcctcCAACTCTGACATGGACCCCCAACCTGGGTGACAGTCAGGAGACACTGCAGGAGAATCAGGACAAAACTAAAGTCAAGATCTCTGTTCTGACCTTCACTGTTTCTCACCTCCATCATGGAAAGACCATCTCCTGTACTGCCACCTACAGCAAACAAGATGGCAGCCCTGTGGCATCTGTTAGCACAAGTTTAACAGCTGCTATTTCat ATTCACCCAAAGACACCAAAGTGTTTGTCAGTCCCTCTGGTCCAGTACCAGAGAACAACAATGTGACTCTGACATGCAATAGTTCTGCCAACCCAGTAGTAAGGAACTACACCTGGTACAGAGCTGGTGGAGGACAGGAGACTTCCATCGGGACTGGACAGACTCTAAATATTAAAGCTTCTAAACTCACTGGTCCTTTTCTCTgcatggctgaaaatgatcttgGAGTTGGACGATCCAACATCAGTCAAATAGATGTTCAAT TTCCTCCACAGATCCTGCTCTCATCTGACTGCACTAAAACTACAAGCCAGGTCAAATGTTCCTGTGGGACAGTGGGAAACCCTTCTCCCATTTTACACTGGTATTTGGATGGGCTACCTGTCAGTCACTCTGACAAGTTTGCAGTCAGCAATGAGTCTCTAAATGGTACAGGTCTGAGGAGCATCATCACTGTGAATCAGCCACAGAGGAGAGATCTTTCCACCTTGGTCTGCCAAAGCTCCAACTCTCTGGGAACTGCCAGTCACCGCTTTTGTTTCAAAAGCCTTGAGCAACAAATCTCTGCAGGAAATGAAg GTCAAGTCACGTTGTCAGTCTTCATCACCACAGTTGTCGCTCTACTAGTACTAGTatgtgctctgctgtgtgtaATCAG GGCTCAGAGGACTCACCTTAAACTTCATAAGACTCAGTGCACAGGTGACACCAGTGTTGCTATGAACCAACTTCTCACAAGAAGCGAGGGAAATGAG GCACCCAACACAACAGAAGAGGACATTTATGTCAACACTGATaggcagagacaggcagacgTCCCCCACCCTGCAACTACATCTGAGCCAAAAAGCACCAACTTTCCAAACTCTGGGCCAAACAATGCAGCAGAAGCCAGAAAAGTATCAGGGAAGAAGAATGAGGAAGGGACAGATGTGGTTTACTCCAGTGTGAATTGGAAGAGGaaaagcaggaagaagcagCAAGAAGAACTTGTGGACATGGATCCACCTGGTAGGTCCtatctggaggaggagaggtgcaTGGTGGGAAGCATGAGCAGAAACTTTGTGAGCGACGCACTGACGATGGGGAACATATATGATGAAGTGGAGCCTAGAATTGTGAAGAAGGATGTAGAATGTGAATACGCTCAGGTTAAATTTAAAAGCAAGGTTGCTTTACACCAATAG
- the LOC121186457 gene encoding B-cell receptor CD22-like isoform X1: MAGALTFLLIGCLLKGSLCRQFEVIMPQTVEALSGSCVTIPCSFDIQTKFDNNLDDTCKAIWKRKSDNKVVFDSAEKPGINGELRGNLKEKDCTTTLNNTVLDTSNTYYFRLQCNNALKYSFDKDFEVVNVLLKADPPSLTLTPSTLEVKEGTSVSLNCSAPAPCLSHPPTLTWTPNLGDSQETLQENQDKTKVKISVLTFTVSHLHHGKTISCTATYSKQDGSPVASVSTSLTAAISYSPKDTKVFVSPSGPVPENNNVTLTCNSSANPVVRNYTWYRAGGGQETSIGTGQTLNIKASKLTGPFLCMAENDLGVGRSNISQIDVQYSPKDTKVFVSPSGPVPENNNVTVTCNSSANPVVRNYTWYRADGGQETFIGTGQTLNIKASKLTGPFLCMAENDLGAGRSNISQIDVQFPPQILLSSDCTKTTSQVKCSCGTVGNPSPILHWYLDGLPVSHSDKFAVSNESLNGTGLRSIITVNQPQRRDLSTLVCQSSNSLGTASHRFCFKSLEQQISAGNEGQVTLSVFITTVVALLVLVCALLCVIRAQRTHLKLHKTQCTGDTSVAMNQLLTRSEGNEAPNTTEEDIYVNTDRQRQADVPHPATTSEPKSTNFPNSGPNNAAEARKVSGKKNEEGTDVVYSSVNWKRKSRKKQQEELVDMDPPGRSYLEEERCMVGSMSRNFVSDALTMGNIYDEVEPRIVKKDVECEYAQVKFKSKVALHQ; this comes from the exons ATGGCTGGAGCTCTGACTTTCCTTCTCATTGGCTGTCTGCTGAAAG gttcCCTGTGTCGACAGTTTGAGGTCATTATGCCGCAGACTGTTGAGGCTCTGAGTGGATCCTGTGTGACCATCCCCTGCTCCTTTGACATACAGACCAAATTTGACAATAACTTAGATGACACATGTAAAGCAATATGGAAACGTAAAAGTGATAACAAAGTTGTGTTTGATAGTGCTGAAAAACCTGGAATAAATGGAGAACTGAGGGgaaacctgaaagaaaaagattgCACCACAACTCTCAATAACACTGTTCTTGATACCAGCAACACATATTACTTCAGACTGCAGTGTAACAATGCACTCAAATATAGTTTTGACAAGGACTTCGAGGTGGTGAATGTATTgctcaaag CTGATCCTCCCTCACTGACTCTGACTCCGTCCACActggaggtgaaggagggaaCCTCAGTGAGTTTGAActgctctgctccagctccctgtctgtctcatcctcCAACTCTGACATGGACCCCCAACCTGGGTGACAGTCAGGAGACACTGCAGGAGAATCAGGACAAAACTAAAGTCAAGATCTCTGTTCTGACCTTCACTGTTTCTCACCTCCATCATGGAAAGACCATCTCCTGTACTGCCACCTACAGCAAACAAGATGGCAGCCCTGTGGCATCTGTTAGCACAAGTTTAACAGCTGCTATTTCat ATTCACCCAAAGACACCAAAGTGTTTGTCAGTCCCTCTGGTCCAGTACCAGAGAACAACAATGTGACTCTGACATGCAATAGTTCTGCCAACCCAGTAGTAAGGAACTACACCTGGTACAGAGCTGGTGGAGGACAGGAGACTTCCATCGGGACTGGACAGACTCTAAATATTAAAGCTTCTAAACTCACTGGTCCTTTTCTCTgcatggctgaaaatgatcttgGAGTTGGACGATCCAACATCAGTCAAATAGATGTTCAAT attCACCCAAAGACACCAAAGTGTTTGTCAGTCCCTCTGGTCCAGTACCAGAGAACAACAATGTGACTGTGACATGCAATAGTTCTGCCAACCCAGTAGTAAGGAACTACACCTGGTACAGAGCTGATGGAGGACAGGAGACTTTCATTGGGACTGGACAGactttaaatattaaagctTCTAAACTCACTGGTCCTTTTTTGTgcatggctgaaaatgatcttgGAGCTGGACGATCCAACATCAGTCAAATAGATGTTCAAT TTCCTCCACAGATCCTGCTCTCATCTGACTGCACTAAAACTACAAGCCAGGTCAAATGTTCCTGTGGGACAGTGGGAAACCCTTCTCCCATTTTACACTGGTATTTGGATGGGCTACCTGTCAGTCACTCTGACAAGTTTGCAGTCAGCAATGAGTCTCTAAATGGTACAGGTCTGAGGAGCATCATCACTGTGAATCAGCCACAGAGGAGAGATCTTTCCACCTTGGTCTGCCAAAGCTCCAACTCTCTGGGAACTGCCAGTCACCGCTTTTGTTTCAAAAGCCTTGAGCAACAAATCTCTGCAGGAAATGAAg GTCAAGTCACGTTGTCAGTCTTCATCACCACAGTTGTCGCTCTACTAGTACTAGTatgtgctctgctgtgtgtaATCAG GGCTCAGAGGACTCACCTTAAACTTCATAAGACTCAGTGCACAGGTGACACCAGTGTTGCTATGAACCAACTTCTCACAAGAAGCGAGGGAAATGAG GCACCCAACACAACAGAAGAGGACATTTATGTCAACACTGATaggcagagacaggcagacgTCCCCCACCCTGCAACTACATCTGAGCCAAAAAGCACCAACTTTCCAAACTCTGGGCCAAACAATGCAGCAGAAGCCAGAAAAGTATCAGGGAAGAAGAATGAGGAAGGGACAGATGTGGTTTACTCCAGTGTGAATTGGAAGAGGaaaagcaggaagaagcagCAAGAAGAACTTGTGGACATGGATCCACCTGGTAGGTCCtatctggaggaggagaggtgcaTGGTGGGAAGCATGAGCAGAAACTTTGTGAGCGACGCACTGACGATGGGGAACATATATGATGAAGTGGAGCCTAGAATTGTGAAGAAGGATGTAGAATGTGAATACGCTCAGGTTAAATTTAAAAGCAAGGTTGCTTTACACCAATAG
- the lim2.5 gene encoding lens intrinsic membrane protein 2.5, whose protein sequence is MMYSFMGGGLFCAIVGNILLVVSTATDYWMQYRLSGSFAHQGLWRYCMSGKCYMQTDSIAYWNATRAFMILSAMSCFAGIIAGILSFAHFSAFERFNRSFAAGIMFFVSTLFVLLAMAIYTGVTVNFLGKRFGDWRFSWSYILGWVALLMTFFAGIFYMCAYRMHECRRVAGPR, encoded by the exons ATGATGTACAGCTTCATGGGAGGGGGCCTGTTTTGTGCCATTGTGGGGAACATCTTGTTGGTGGTCTCCACAGCCACAGACTACTGGATGCAGTACCGTCTGTCTGGTAGCTTTGCCCATCAGGGCCTGTGGAGGTACTGCATGTCCGGCAAGTGCTACATGCAGACTGACAGCATTG CCTACTGGAATGCCACCCGTGCTTTCATGATCCTCTCTGCCATGTCATGCTTTGCTGGCATCATTGCAGGAATCCTCTCCTTTGCCCACTTCTCAGCCTTTGAGAGGTTCAACCGCTCATTTGCTGCTGGGATCATGTTCTTTGTTTCAA CTCTCTTTGTTCTGCTTGCGATGGCCATTTACACCGGGGTGACAGTGAACTTCCTGGGCAAGCGTTTTGGTGACTGGCGCTTTTCTTGGTCCTACATACTAGGCTGGGTGGCACTGCTCATGACCTTCTTTGCAG GTATATTCTACATGTGTGCCTACAGAATGCATGAGTGCAGAAGAGTGGCTGGCCCACGTTAA